The sequence TTGTAATTCTCCAGGGGCAAAACCTTTGACCCACCTTGCAGGAATGCCAATAGAACGAAGCATGACCACCATAGAGGTTGAAAAGTGATCACAATACCCTAGTTTTTGCTCGAATAAAAAATGATCTACAAAATCTTCATTTGCTGCTGGTATGACCGTTTTTTCTAAATTGTATTCATAATTTTCTTTTAAATATTTTTCTATAGCTAAAGTCTTAGTATAAGGGTGTGTTAACTCACTTGTAATTTCCTCACTGAGGTTTTTCACTCGAGGGGGTAATGTCTTAGGAAGCTGCAAATACCTTAGACGTTCCTCATGACTTAGTTGAGTTTGTTCCACTTTTAAGTTAGTATTTTGAATCCTTTGTGATTCATAGTCTGGTAATTCTACTTTCATTTGATAATACAATACTTCATCATTTAAATTCTGAATGTTGTATCTTTGTGTAGAAGGATCAATCATCAATGAGTCTTCAGCATAAAAGGTACCATCACTTGTAACTAAGCCATCAAATTGATGAATAGTTCCACCGCTAAACACAATATTTCCAAGGTTATGATTTTGAATTAATACGTTTTGTTGTATGATTTCTGTTGGTATGCTTGTCTCTACATGAAATCCATCAGCTAGTTGTGGAGCATTTTCAACTTGAAGCCAACCCTTTCCATCGTAAAAACTTTTTGTTTCTCCTCGCCAATATGTTTCTTTCTCTGTTTCACCTACAAAAACGGGATCATGATTTAGTTGAACTTGCCCACCCAAAGTGGAGTCATCCAATCCATAACCACTTAAAAAAGAAAGGTTGAGGTTTTCATTCATAATATTCTCCCCACTTACTTTTGCAGATGAAGCCATCTCTTTTAAATAGTCATGAAAAACAGATAAGTTTAATACTTCAATTTCCTTGGTTTTATCCTTTGATAAAATCATCCCCACAGAAATAATCATACAAATGATGATTACAACAGAAATAGTCCATATCATCATTGAATTTTTATTTTGATGAACGAGTGAGTTTTTTGTATTGTGCTGTTTCATCTTAACATAGTGCAATAACGCCATGGACAAAAGCCCTATCGATAAACTTCGTATAATGGCCATCGAAGTATCCATTCCAAATACAAGCTGTAAAAAGAAAAGATACATAATTGTTATCGTGACAAACCATCCACTGATGAGTTGACGAACCATCAATGATTGAATAATTGAAATAATGATTGACCAACCAAATACAAACATAAAAACCCTATTTTCACTACTCCATAAATGCCATTTCCCATTCCACATGTGACTAACATCGGATGTGATGACTTGAAAGTACTGTACAGAGGCTTGAATATTAAAAATATCATTGGAATAAAAACCATATATAATGAGGAACCAACAGATACATATTTTAAAAAACCAATTGATGACAAAAGGAATATATAAATAATCAATAAGTATAAACAATCCTAAAGTGATGATAAAAGGATATATTCCAAACATATTTTTAAAATTAGATATCGTAAGCAAAGGATGGATCCATTCCCAACACAAAATAAAAAGAAAAACACAGATGATTCCGCTTACAATCCATTCTTTAGGATGGTTTAGAGGTTTCACATTATGCTCCATGTTGCAATCCTCCTTGTTTTATTTTCGAATGGGAATGACGTGAATTGACAGGTTCAATCCGACATCCCATTTCTTCCAGTGATTTTATATATTTCCTTTGCTGAATA comes from Chengkuizengella sediminis and encodes:
- a CDS encoding transglutaminase-like domain-containing protein, whose protein sequence is MEHNVKPLNHPKEWIVSGIICVFLFILCWEWIHPLLTISNFKNMFGIYPFIITLGLFILIDYLYIPFVINWFFKICICWFLIIYGFYSNDIFNIQASVQYFQVITSDVSHMWNGKWHLWSSENRVFMFVFGWSIIISIIQSLMVRQLISGWFVTITIMYLFFLQLVFGMDTSMAIIRSLSIGLLSMALLHYVKMKQHNTKNSLVHQNKNSMMIWTISVVIIICMIISVGMILSKDKTKEIEVLNLSVFHDYLKEMASSAKVSGENIMNENLNLSFLSGYGLDDSTLGGQVQLNHDPVFVGETEKETYWRGETKSFYDGKGWLQVENAPQLADGFHVETSIPTEIIQQNVLIQNHNLGNIVFSGGTIHQFDGLVTSDGTFYAEDSLMIDPSTQRYNIQNLNDEVLYYQMKVELPDYESQRIQNTNLKVEQTQLSHEERLRYLQLPKTLPPRVKNLSEEITSELTHPYTKTLAIEKYLKENYEYNLEKTVIPAANEDFVDHFLFEQKLGYCDHFSTSMVVMLRSIGIPARWVKGFAPGELQNTNVQLNGGLKEYIVRNSDAHSWAEAYIEGIGWIPFEPTPDFTSHVDEQVVTALNQSFIEESMKESQPFANQTFNKSLLWGIVGLISIVGFLLVTYLNWRNDLALWYKLRKLDFSENKKDMLVKRYERYWVKLFHYFGEISQGQSVKEYVAALKFPKEEQNMALNEFASKYEILRYSENPNEWISKKKLNELWYKMVNK